A genomic stretch from Deinococcus radiotolerans includes:
- the sdaAB gene encoding L-serine ammonia-lyase, iron-sulfur-dependent subunit beta, whose translation MSLLDMIGPVMIGPSSSHTAGACRLGLVAHHLLGSAPRTARIGLHASFAKTGRGHGTHLALIAGLLGLRPDDQQLPDAFEVAKARGLSFEFYDADLGDVHPNTAFLDVSGDGGRVTVQGSSTGGGVILVTHVQGLGVNFSGASPTLIVRYTDAVGMIARVATTIAADGVNIATLTCTRETRGGQALLAVELDQPLSAQGQAFLDSWADVNWLRMLPKLMDG comes from the coding sequence ATGTCCCTGCTTGACATGATCGGTCCCGTGATGATTGGACCCAGCAGCAGCCACACCGCCGGGGCCTGCCGACTGGGTCTGGTCGCGCACCACCTGCTGGGTAGCGCGCCCCGCACGGCCCGGATTGGCCTGCACGCCAGTTTCGCGAAGACGGGACGCGGGCACGGCACGCACCTGGCCCTAATCGCGGGCCTGCTGGGCCTGCGCCCCGACGATCAGCAGCTCCCAGACGCCTTTGAGGTCGCGAAGGCGCGCGGCCTGAGCTTCGAGTTCTACGACGCCGACCTGGGTGACGTGCACCCCAACACGGCCTTCCTAGACGTCAGCGGCGACGGCGGGCGCGTGACCGTGCAGGGCAGCAGCACGGGCGGCGGCGTGATTCTCGTCACGCATGTGCAGGGCCTCGGCGTGAACTTCAGCGGCGCCAGCCCCACCCTGATCGTGCGGTACACCGACGCGGTCGGCATGATCGCCCGCGTGGCCACGACCATCGCTGCGGACGGCGTGAACATCGCCACCCTCACCTGCACCCGCGAGACCCGCGGCGGGCAGGCGCTGCTCGCGGTGGAACTCGACCAGCCGCTCAGCGCGCAGGGGCAGGCGTTCCTGGACAGCTGGGCGGACGTGAACTGGCTGCGCATGCTGCCCAAGCTGATGGACGGCTGA
- a CDS encoding lycopene cyclase family protein encodes MNARSQPLDALVIGAGPAGLALAGELVGAGLSVRLLDPHPPQPFPATYGAWLDDLPAWAQACAAQVWTDVRVYTGPHATPLLRPYALLDNERLASTLHRRTRGAPRTQGTAHHAEQVTGGWAVHTRGGDTLHARFIVDAAGHAGSVTRSHHPGGPALQTAYGLTARFDRPPSPPGAAVWMDYRTPHGPGEPTFLYAMHLGGDTYFVEETSLIARPAPTRAQLRARLHARLAAQGTPAAAILHEEWVAFPMNVAVPGPAGPLAFGAAGGLVHPISGFQVAQALHAAPLVARAVAAALRCGQDPHVAAWAALWPPERRAARDVHLLGVRALLNLPGEQLAPFFQAFFALPPAAWRAFLDPSTPPGPLARTMLRLFAHLPTRARLPLARAALADPAVSARALLAAMNAPTVSAHPRCTPVPQAGSMTDRTDTDRAVRQHEDLDQTAPVTDGMQGATGSADANGLDPNVNLEERVDELRENLRPLTES; translated from the coding sequence ATGAACGCCCGCTCCCAGCCGCTCGACGCCCTCGTAATCGGCGCTGGTCCCGCCGGGCTCGCCCTGGCCGGTGAACTGGTCGGGGCGGGCCTGAGCGTGCGCCTGCTCGACCCGCACCCCCCGCAGCCGTTCCCCGCCACGTACGGCGCGTGGCTGGACGACCTGCCCGCCTGGGCGCAGGCCTGCGCCGCGCAGGTATGGACGGACGTGCGCGTGTACACCGGCCCGCACGCCACGCCCCTGCTGCGGCCCTACGCGCTGCTGGACAACGAGCGCCTGGCCAGCACCCTGCACCGCCGCACGCGGGGCGCGCCCAGGACCCAGGGCACCGCCCACCACGCCGAACAGGTGACCGGCGGGTGGGCCGTTCACACGCGCGGGGGCGACACCCTGCACGCCCGCTTCATCGTGGACGCCGCCGGGCATGCGGGCAGCGTCACCCGTTCGCACCACCCCGGCGGCCCTGCCCTTCAGACCGCGTACGGCCTGACCGCCCGGTTTGATCGTCCCCCCAGCCCGCCCGGCGCCGCCGTCTGGATGGACTACCGCACTCCGCATGGGCCGGGCGAACCCACCTTCCTGTACGCCATGCACCTGGGCGGCGACACGTACTTCGTGGAGGAGACCAGCCTGATCGCCCGCCCGGCGCCCACGCGCGCCCAGCTGCGCGCGCGCCTGCACGCCCGGCTGGCCGCCCAGGGCACGCCAGCCGCGGCCATCCTTCACGAGGAGTGGGTGGCGTTCCCCATGAACGTCGCCGTACCCGGCCCGGCCGGGCCGCTCGCGTTCGGTGCGGCGGGCGGCCTGGTGCATCCCATCAGCGGCTTCCAGGTGGCGCAGGCCCTGCACGCCGCCCCCCTGGTCGCGCGCGCCGTGGCGGCCGCACTCCGCTGCGGGCAGGACCCGCACGTGGCGGCCTGGGCCGCCCTGTGGCCCCCCGAACGGCGCGCCGCGCGGGACGTGCACCTGCTGGGCGTGCGGGCCCTCCTGAACCTGCCCGGCGAGCAGCTGGCCCCGTTCTTTCAGGCGTTCTTCGCCCTGCCGCCCGCCGCGTGGCGCGCCTTCCTGGACCCCTCGACGCCGCCCGGGCCCCTGGCGCGCACCATGCTGCGCCTCTTCGCGCACCTGCCTACCCGCGCTCGCCTGCCCCTGGCCCGCGCCGCCCTGGCTGACCCGGCCGTGAGTGCCCGCGCCCTGCTGGCCGCCATGAACGCCCCTACAGTCTCCGCCCATCCGCGCTGCACACCCGTCCCTCAGGCTGGAAGCATGACTGACCGTACCGATACCGACCGCGCCGTCCGCCAGCACGAGGACCTCGACCAGACCGCCCCCGTCACCGACGGCATGCAGGGCGCCACTGGCTCCGCCGACGCCAACGGCCTCGACCCCAACGTGAACCTTGAGGAGCGCGTGGACGAACTGCGCGAGAACCTGCGCCCACTCACCGAGTCCTGA
- a CDS encoding alpha/beta hydrolase: MSVPHFSKSRAARGAVLGLGAAGLLLTLNACSRDGAQGTLNRVVSTAGLKVTRDVRYGPDARNVMDVYAPERAAGAPVVLFIHGGSWVNGDKDGHKFVGESLARAGYVTGVMSYRLAPANVYPSYVQDAAQALKVLREQAPALGGSPQNLFVMGHSAGAFNAVELVDNARWLSEAGVPVSAVRGVIGVAGPYSYDFRQFSSANAFPPGATPDEVMPDRHVRRDAPPQLLLVAANDDTVAPQNALNMEAALKRAGVPVTRTVLPGLNHITIIAAMARPLTFLGGTRQAVIDFIEAHQLR, from the coding sequence ATGTCCGTCCCTCACTTCTCGAAGTCCCGCGCGGCGCGCGGCGCAGTTCTCGGGCTTGGCGCTGCGGGCCTGCTGCTCACCCTGAATGCCTGCTCGCGTGACGGCGCGCAGGGCACCCTGAACCGGGTCGTGTCCACCGCCGGCCTGAAGGTCACCCGCGACGTCCGGTACGGTCCGGACGCCCGGAACGTCATGGACGTCTACGCGCCTGAACGCGCGGCGGGCGCGCCCGTGGTGCTGTTCATTCACGGGGGATCGTGGGTGAACGGCGACAAGGACGGCCACAAGTTCGTCGGGGAGTCCCTGGCGCGCGCGGGGTACGTCACGGGCGTCATGAGTTACCGCCTCGCGCCGGCGAACGTCTATCCGTCGTACGTGCAGGACGCTGCTCAGGCGCTCAAGGTGCTGCGGGAGCAGGCGCCGGCGCTGGGGGGCAGCCCCCAGAACCTGTTCGTGATGGGCCACTCGGCCGGGGCGTTCAACGCGGTGGAACTCGTGGATAACGCCCGCTGGCTGTCCGAGGCGGGCGTGCCGGTCAGCGCGGTGCGCGGCGTGATCGGCGTGGCCGGGCCGTACTCGTACGATTTCCGGCAGTTCAGCAGCGCGAATGCCTTCCCGCCGGGCGCCACGCCCGACGAGGTCATGCCGGACCGGCACGTGCGGCGCGACGCGCCGCCCCAGCTGCTGCTGGTCGCCGCGAACGACGACACGGTCGCCCCTCAGAACGCCCTGAATATGGAAGCCGCCCTGAAGCGGGCGGGGGTACCCGTGACGCGCACGGTCCTGCCGGGGCTGAATCACATCACGATCATTGCGGCCATGGCGCGCCCCCTGACGTTCCTGGGCGGCACGCGGCAGGCCGTGATCGACTTCATCGAGGCGCACCAGCTGCGCTGA
- a CDS encoding inorganic diphosphatase: protein MRAWRGVIEWTAGQRDRFVWRGGHLEPLRVESRPAPVNYGCLPGTLNPADGAEVDAVWLGEPCPVGTVREAVPAGLLHLLDGDHKVIFSETPLTDAALEGLLAWFPPERDAQVRGPSDAQGWLSDLT from the coding sequence GTGAGGGCCTGGCGCGGCGTGATCGAGTGGACGGCCGGGCAGCGCGACCGCTTCGTGTGGCGCGGCGGTCACCTCGAGCCGCTGCGCGTGGAGTCCAGGCCCGCGCCGGTGAATTACGGCTGTCTGCCCGGCACCCTCAATCCTGCCGACGGGGCCGAGGTGGACGCCGTCTGGCTGGGTGAGCCGTGTCCGGTCGGGACGGTCCGGGAGGCGGTGCCTGCCGGACTGCTGCACCTGCTGGACGGGGATCACAAGGTGATCTTCAGTGAGACTCCCCTGACTGACGCGGCGCTGGAGGGGCTGCTGGCGTGGTTCCCGCCGGAGCGGGACGCGCAGGTGCGGGGGCCCAGCGACGCGCAGGGCTGGCTCAGTGACCTGACGTGA